From Ipomoea triloba cultivar NCNSP0323 chromosome 5, ASM357664v1, the proteins below share one genomic window:
- the LOC116020206 gene encoding uncharacterized protein LOC116020206, whose product MVCYPTIVLSATLTKSQWYFDSGSSRYMTGNVSHLSSVISHSGSVIFGDGQKRKINGRGTLSVLGLPHLDDVLLVQGLKANPISISQLCDQNWNVSFNKGQCQVLDKANHIVMKEAGTDYGQIDKGSSQGYQSYSDRAVSRGGGHRLNGMNSDGEHRRIKKNHHVDNIIGDPTVGIRTRSKIINNLIELTNFSCYTSKIKPKNVKEALQDDLWIKAMQEELRQFERNQVWDLVPKQEGLNVIGTKWIFKNKTDEAGNVA is encoded by the exons ATGGTGTGTTATCCAACAATAGTTCTGTCAGCTACCTTGACTAAGTCTCAatggtacttcgatagtggtTCTTCTAGATATATGACAGGAAATGTTAGTCATCTGAGTAGTGTCATTTCTCACAGTGGATCAGTCATATTTGGAGAtggacaaaaaagaaaaatcaatggAAGAGGTACACTAAGTGTGCTTGGTCTTCCTCATCTGGATGATGTCCTATTGGTTCAAGGTCTTAAAGCAAATCCTATAAGTATTAGCCAACTGTGTGACCAGAACTGGAACGTGAGCTTCAATAAAGGTCAATGCCAAGTACTCGACAAGGCGAACCACATTGTGATGAAAG AGGCAGGGACAGACTATGGGCAAATAGATAAGGGCTCCTCACAAGGCTATCAAAGTTATTCTGACCGAGCGGTGTCTAGAGGTGGTGGACATAGACTTAATGGGATGAACTCAGACGGAGAGCATAGGAg AATAAAGAAGAATCATCATGTAGATAACATCATTGGAGATCCTACTGTTGGCATAAGGACAAGGAGCAAAATCATAAACAACCTTATTGAACTCACAAATTTCTCTTGCTACACTTCAAAGATAAAGCCTAAAAATGTAAAAGAGGCTCTTCAAGATGATTTGTGGATCAAGGCAATGCAAGAAGAATTGAGGCAGTTTGAAAGGAACCAGGTTTGGGACTTAGTTCCTAAACAAGAAGGATTAAATGTTATTGGAACTAAGTGGatattcaagaacaaaactgaCGAAGCTGGAAATGTAGCTTGA